CGAGGAAGGGTTCAATGGATAGCCAATCGCCCATTAACCCAACAAAAACGTTATCTATTTCAAATCTCTGCAGTAATTCCTGACCCGTTTCGATGGAGCCTACGATGTGAATTCCTTTTGCTCCGGCTTTTCTTGCCAGTTCCTGGAACTCAGGCAGCTTTGCCTTTTGCAGAGCAGCGGCACCCACCCAAGGCTGATGTCCGTTAAACGCAATATTAACATAATCCGGATCCATGATGCCCAGATCCACGTCTACCTCGTGGGGCATCGGTGTGCCGAACAAAATATCCTGAACCATTTCAAGGCCGATTTGAGCGGTATAAATGGTGGAAAGGCCTAATCGAAGAGCCTTTTTAGCCAGAGAAACATAGTCTCCGTCTACATTTGTGAGACAACTGGCGATGGAAAGCTCTACCTCATGCTCCACTCCGGAAGGGTAAATATTTAATTTTTCCCAAACAGGTTTTCTTTTTTGCGGGGCAAAAGCTTCAACCATCACACTTTTCTCGTCTGGGGTACATTTCATTTCCTTATCCAGAAATTCGGCTAATTGAACCGCCATAGCATAAACATCCTGATTCGTGTTAATGGAGACTTTTTCGCACATCCAGCGAAGTTTCTTTTCGTCGGTGATACCAAATGTGGTTTTTCCTTCTCCCGTAGCTTTTAAGGTTCGGAAGGCTTCGTAGGCGTGATGAGCATACGTCGCGGCGCCCATAATGTTCCGCATGAGAAGATTTCTCATAGCCATTGCATCCGGACCAATTCCGCAGACTCCCTTATCGGCTCCGGCTTTTTCGCTGATTCTGCAAGGCCCCTGCGTACATAACTGACAGCTCACGCCTTGAAGGCAGAAGTTACAGCGAATTTTTTCCTGGGGATCCCATCTGGAAAATACGCTGGAAAGACCATCTTCTTTTATTCGAATCAGCATTTCTTCTACGGAATCATGATAACTGACTCGTCCTGCGCTATTTTTAGAAATTGTTTCTGACATCTTTAACCTCCTGGCTTGTCTTTAAATAAAGTTGCTGCCATTAGTATGCCAGTTTTAGAAAAAATTATCAGATTTTCACTACTGTAACAGCTACCATTCCCCTTGAATGACATCATATTTATGATTGGCGGAGAAATCAGCATTATCGAAATAGTTATATCCGGAATGACCAAACGTGGTATCCACATTGATCCATTTCTTTCCCTCCGCATCATAAATCTGATTCCATGCGTGATCCCCCCATTCGGAGCCATTATAGGCAAGTCCGGTGACAAAGCGCACCTTTAAGTCTACCGCACGGCACATGGAAATGTATAGGCAGGAATAGTCAAAACAGATTCCTTCCCGCTGTTCATAGGTCACCACAGAGCCTGAGTCCACATGAGAGGGGTTTTGCACGATGATAGCTGCCTTATCCCTGTCGTATTGGATATTTCGGCTGATCCATTTGTACAGCAGGTAGGCCTTTTCCCGGTCATTTGTTTTCGTTCCAACAATTTCTTTCGCTTTTTTGTCAATTTCATCGTTGGATTGAATCGCTTGATCCAGCGTAACCCCGTTAAAATATTTGATAACAGGTACTTTCCAGTAATTAGGATCCGTACTGTCCGCATTTTTTTTTGCAAAATCCTCTTCTGCCCGTTTAAAAGAATCATTGAACAGTACAGGAAGTTTTTTTACGATGTCTGTATTTAAGATCGGATGGAGTATATTTTTATTGATCAGCTGATAAACAGAAGATTGATGGATATACTCTTCCCCATTGGGATTGTTAATATAGCTGGAATAGAAATTGAGCAGCAGCGTGAACACAAGAACCATACATATGGCTTTGGGAAGCTGCCATATGACGCTGAGCATTCGTCTCATCCGGCTGCTCATGGCATTGAAGGTCGAGGTCAGTCTGCCGGACAGCGGAAGGATCAACCATCGATAGATGGGAATGGATACAACCTCCAGAATCCAGATGATGACCGAGAGTAAAACGAACAGAGCGATTACATATGCCACAACATCATATCTATAGCGGCTGACCCAATTCTGCACGGTTGGAAAGTGCTGGTATAGAATCGCAAAAATACCCTCCTGATTGCCAGAAAAAATACCGCTGGCAAAATGAAAGGCAAAGATAATTCCAATAATGAATATAAAGCTGTTCAGTATGGATAAAAATGAGTTTTCTACTCGATTTCCCGTAATTGGATGTAGCAGGCCCATGAGTAAAGGCATGGCAAAAATACCTGTTACTAAAACTGTTATCATATTGATATGATTCAATAAGTTCATAGAGGCTCCTTATATTTATGCTGAATAGAATCATTATACTATGCAAGCATGTCGCAGCAGGATTCAATGATTCCTTCTTTACGGCGAAGCCGTATTTTAATGAATGGAATCATTATACCACAAGGTAGGAAACAGAAACTACCGACAGAATATACCAAAAATTCGGTGGACGATTCGGAATCCATTTTTAAGAATCTCCACAATATCTCCATAAAGGCTTGATACTATGAAAAGAACAAAATGTATGCTGAATGGAGATACACGAAGTTGTTAGGGAGGACTATTTGTGGGAAAAAGATTAATCAAGAAGAAACTTAAAGTAGATAAGATGACGTGCATAGGCTGTGAGACCAGAATTGAAAATGAAATAAACAAAATGGATGGTGTTTATGGGGCGGAGGCCAGTTATACGGCTTCCTGTTTAACGGTTACCTATAGTCCGGAGGAAGTATCCCTGGGAGAAATTATAAAAACCGTAGAAAAGCTTGGCTATAAAGTACGCCGGGAGAAGAATGCCCCGGTGAAAGTATCAGGGAGAGCATCGAATAAAGTATCAGCCGAAGCATCAGGTGCAGCATCCGAGCATGAGCCTGAAAAAGGTTCCAACAGTCAGCTCATCACCATGGGAATCCTTATAGCCGGCATATATCTTATCATAAAAAATACTATAGGGTTTAATTTCATACCGCAGATAACCCCCAATATGGGCTACGGCATTCTGTTCCTAGTGGGGATGCTGTCCTCTATTCATTGTGTCGCTATGTGCGGGGGAATTAATCTATCCCTCTGTGTATCCTATAAATTTGAACAGGAGGGACAGAGTAAGTTCTCTAAATTCTTACCAAGCTTTCTATACAATGGAGGACGAATCCTATCCTATACGGTGATAGGCGGGATCGTGGGAGCATTGGGCTCTGTGTTTACTCTTTCCAATGCGGGGAGTGCCTTTATCACCATAATTGCAGGAACCTTTATGGTAATTATGGGATTGAACATGCTGAATGTATTTCCTGCACTCCGAAAACTAAATCCCCACATGCCTAAGCTCTTTGCCAATAAGATACATAGTGCCAAGAATAGCAAAGGCCCTTTTGTCGTGGGATTATTAAATGGTCTGATGCCATGCGGACCGCTTCAAGCCATGCAGCTGTATGCACTTGGAACGGGAAGCTTCGTGTCAGGAGCCGTGTCCATGTTCGTATTCAGTCTGGGGACAGTGCCGCTGCTTTTTGCATTTGGAGCATTCGGTTCCATGCTCAGCTCTAAATCAGCCAAGAACATGATTAAATGCAGTGCCGCACTGGTGATTGTATTAGGTGTTGTTATGCTGAACAGGGGAATGGCTTTTACCGGTATGACTCTTCCGTCTGTTTCAGCGGAATCCGGTAACAGTGCAATCATGAGCACGGTGGCCGGAGAGGAACAGCAGGTGACTACCAGCTTGGACGGAGGGAGATATTCCCCGATTGCTGTGCAGGCAGGGGTTCCTGTCAAGTGGACTATAGAAGCAGGGGCAGAGGATTTGAATGGATGCAACCGTGAGATGATTATTCCGGAATACAACATTCAGCAGGAATTACAGCCGGGGGAAAATGTCATCGAATTTACGCCGACTAAAACTGGCACCTTTGGATATAGCTGTTGGATGGGAATGGTGCGGAGCAGCATTACTGTCGTTGAAGATATTAAGGGGGAGGATGCGGCTAAAGCGGCCAAGGCTGCGGGAGAATCAGCGGGCGCAAACACCGGAGGTTCCATGAGCTGCTGCGCAATATAATATAATTTGTAATGAAAGAGCATTGTATGTTATATTGTTGGTATGGAGGAAGAGGTTATGCTGGGAGAAAAGAAAAAGGTGCTGATCGTGGATGACGAGCCTAAAATCGTAGAGGCGGTCATGGCTTATCTTGAAAAAAACGGATATGATCCCTTCGCAGCTTATGACGGAGAAAAGGCACTGGTATTATTTCATAATATTCACCCGGATCTGGTAGTCTTAGACCTGATGCTGCCTAAGCTTTCAGGAGAAGAAGTCTGTAAGGAAATCCGGAGAATGTCCCGGGTTCCGATCATCATGCTGACCGCTAAGGTGAGTGAAGAGGAAAAGATAATCGGGCTCAATATCGGAGCAGATGATTATGTGACAAAGCCTTTCAGTCCCCGAGAACTCATGGCAAGGATAAACAGCCTGCTGAGACGTGCCGATGAAGGGGTGTCTCCGCTGTTTCACATCATGAACTGGAATGATGGAGACTTGAAAATAGATTTAAATACGTATACGGTGAAAAAGTCAGAAAAAGAGGTCAGCTTGACGCCGATTGAATTTAAGCTGCTATGTGCGATGATGAAATATCCGAGAAAAACATTTACGAGAGAAGAATTGATCAACCTTGTTCTGGGCACAGAGTATGATGGGTTTGACCGAACCATTGATTCACACATTAAAAATTTAAGAAGTAAGATCGAAGCGGATTCGGCAAATCCCAAGTATATCATCACTGTTCGCGGCATTGGATATAAATTTGATGGAAAGCTGTAATGGATGAAGAGAGGAAACACATGAATGTTAGTCTGAAATTTAAATTGACCCTGTCCTATGTGCTGCTTGCTCTGATTTTGGTCAGTTCTTTTTTGTTTGTATCCAACTATGTGCTGGAAAAAAAGTTTCAAACGTATATTGTTCATACACAGGAAAAGAAAAATCAGGATATTGTACATCTGGTGACAGAGGAATTTGGAGAGAACGGAGAATTTCCGGATATGGAAATCCTGAAAAGTATTGGCAATACGGCTGTAACCCAGGGGTTGATTCTGATGGTGTCCGACGTAAAAGATAATCAGCTGTTCTGCATGAGTACGCTGGACAGCCGGGTGTGTGACAATATGCTGGAAAGCATGCGATCCAATATGGCAGGGCGGTATCCCCATTTTGACGGGAAATATGTTGAAAAGGATTATGACGTTGTAAAAAAGAATAAAAAAGTGGCAACGGTTACTTTGGGGTACTATGGACCCTATTTTTATAATAATGAAGACATCCAATTCATAGAAATACTGAATAAGATATTTATTGGAATAGGCTTAATTTTTCTCATAATCGCCATATTTTTAGGGATGTATATGGCGGACAGAATGTCTTTGCCTATTAAAAAAGTCATCAAAAAGACCAGACAAATTGAGGGAGGAAATTATACGGAAAGGTTGGATTTTGATTCCGGAACCATTGAGATCAATCAGCTGATTCAAAGCGTGAACAGACTGGCAAGCTCGCTGGAAGGGCAGCAGCTCTCCCAAAAACGTATGGCGAAGGACTACGCTCACGAGCTTCGAACGCCGCTGGCCGCTCTGCAATCTACGCTGGAGGCTATGATTGACGGGGTATTGGAGAACACGCCGGAAAGACTGGAGGGATGCAGAACAGAGATTTTGAGGCTCACCAGAATGCTGGCGGATATTGATAAAATTGTACAAATAGAGAACGACAGTCTGCAAGTTCACAAGAGCCGATTCGACGTACTAAGTGTAATCCGTCCGGTTGTTTCCAATTTCCAACAGGAACTGGAAAGCCGGAATATTAGAGTGGAAGTAGGTCCTGCCCCTTGTGAGGTCTACGCAGATAAAGATAAAATGATTCAGGTGGTTGTGAACCTGCTGTCTAACGCCATCAAATATACAGATAACGGTGGAAAAATTGAAATTTCAGCCGGTAAGTACGGAGACTGGGTAAGGTTGACCGTGTCGGATACAGGGCTGGGGATAGCCGCAGAAGACATTCCCAATATCTTTGACCATTTATACCGAACGGATAAGTCCCGGGATCGGAATACAGGCGGTTCCGGTATCGGATTGTCCGTGGTAAAAGCCATTGTAGACGCACATGGGGGAACGATTGAAGTAAAGAGCGAATTGGGCAAAGGGAGTGTTTTCACGGTTCAGCTTCCCTTGCTTAAATAACAAAATGGGGAGCTTGTCGCTCCCCATTTTGTACGGACTCGCATTATTTAATTTCAATTTGAAGCTTGCTGGCAGCCGGTTCCGATTTCGGAAGTGAAATCTTTAAAACCCCATCCTCCAGCTTTGCGTCCACATTTGCCGCATCAATATCTTTCAGATATACGGAACGCTGCATGGAACTGCTTCTGCGTTCTTTGTGAAGATAGCTTTCTTTTTCTTCATTTATTTCTTCATTTTTTTCTACCTTAATGATCAGATAATCATTTTGATAGTCCAGCTTAATTTCTTCTTTTTTGATACCAGGCATTTCTGCTTCTACTAGATAGGCATTTCCCTGATCCTTTACATCCATTTTAAAGACTCCTGTTTCCGGGGCTCTGAAACCAAATGGACTGTCATTGAAAAAGTCATCTAACATATTGTAGAAGTCTATAAAATCGTGTCCATCTCTCTTTTGAAGCTGATTTCTGTTTAAAGGTGTTAATCCAAACATATTGACTCCTCCTTTTTATATGTTTATACATCATGTAATTTTGTTAGCACTCTCAATTGGTGAGTGCTAACTTTAAATAAAGAATACCGCTTGTTTTATATTTTGTCAATAGATTTCAAAAAATATTTTAAAAGTTTTTATAGAAGATGTTTTTTGTTATAATAAGCTTAAGGTGAATAAAAATCTACGGAGCGTTGATTGAAAATGATTTAATCTGCGCTTACTCTATATATGGAGGTGGCAGCATGGATTGCAGCAAAGTAGGAGAGCTGATATTAAGCTTACGTAAAGAAAAAGGAATGACGCAGAAGCAGCTTGCTGATCGGATGAATATTAGTGACAAGACAATCTCCAAGTGGGAGCGGGGTCAGGGATGTCCGGATGTATCCCTGCTTCGGGAACTGTCCAAGGTATTGGAAGTAAATATTGAGAAAATATTATTGGGAAATTTAGAGCCAAATGATGCAGACAAAGGGAATATGAAAAAAATTAAGTTTTATGTGTGTCCCACTTGCGGAAACATACTGACTGCTACCGGTGAAGGCGAAGTCTTCTGCTGTGGACGGAAATTGGCAGAACTGGTTCCGAAAATAGAGGATGAAACACATCGATTGAACGTGGAGCAAATAGAAGATGACTTTTACATTACAATTGATCATGAAATGAGTAAAACACATTTTATCAGCTTTGTAGCCTGTGCAGCTCATGACAGGATGTTGCTGGTCAAGTTGTATCCGGAGCAGGCGGCAGAAGTGCGTTTTCCGGTTATGAGAAAAGGACAAATTTATTTTTACTGTAATCAGCATGGCTTGTGGGCCAAGGAATAGAACGGCATCTAAAAACGCTCCCCGCCGGCATAGATTGCCCATCGGGGAGCGTGATACTATTCTAAATTAGAAGCCATTTTTAAGCTGCGGTGTAATAAATCACACCAGAGGAAGTGGTCACTGTTCCTAATGTGGTATTTTCTACAACAAAGGTTTCTGCATGACTTGCTGCGATTGTGCCTGTTTCTGCTACTGCGAAAGTGTACGTTTCACTATTTGTGCCGTCAGACAAGCTGACATAATAATACGCATTTGTTCCCGCCTTACAAGGGACTGCGTCGGTATTGGTCACTTCAATGGACAATACGGAATCACTGCTGTCAGTATTGAAAGGAGTACCACTTGTCACAGTGATAGCAACTTGTGCCATAAAAACTCTCTCCTTACTATTAAATTTGAAAGGAAATACTTCCACTTGTAATGTATTCAGAAATAAAGTTTGTGTGACTGTCAGGAGTAAAATTAGAACCTAAGTATTCCAATTATCATATTATTATAGTGGTGATATTAAAATGAGTTTTATGGACTTGACCTGCATGGAGGCTGTCAGTTTAATAAGTGGCGCCAAGTGCTCCGCATGGAAGAACGATCCGTTGCGAATTGGATGTAATTTTACGACCTATCTTTTCTTTGAACTTCCCCCTGCTGTCTTTTTGAATCCTGTGAAAAGGGCAAGGCTGATTCTCTTTAAAATGCCTATGAATGTTATAGAGATTCCGTCAGCATTTTGGAGCAATCAGTATTCTGTTTATCCCTTACTGGATTTTTTCAGTGTCTACAGCGGCTGGTATATCCCTCCGAGATTTGATGATAGTTTGAGAGTAGACTATGAGGATCAGGCTTGCATAAGCTACACTGAAATAGATATCACAGCAATCGCGGCAGCGTGGAGTCAAGAAAGAATGGAAAACAAAGGACTGTTTCTGACCGGAGCACCCAATGGGCGGCAGCTCATGTATGCATCGGATCAATACGAGACGGCGGGCATGCGCCCAAGACTTCGGCTGACCTACGAAGAAATATCCAGACCGTTAAGTGCAGCTCCATGCACAGTAGAAATTAATAGATAAAAAACCTCTGTAAAGCGGTTAAAAAGGCATATGAGCATTGAGCGGCTGATATGCCTTTTTTCTGTAAGACCACATTTCAACCCCCAAAAACCACATTTCAGCGAACAGGTATTGAAAAATATAACATAAAGTGAGTATTTAGAGAAGAACAATCTACCTGAGTTGGACAGAGAAAAAATAATAAATAATATTTCTGACGAAATCACAGACCAGCAAATCATAACAAAATATCAACGTTAAAACCACGCATGGTTTTAATGATATACTACCCAGACTGCTTTTATATGCGTATAAAATCCCAAAATTGGTAAAGAATTTTAATTAATTAAAAATTTCCTATTGATTTGTTAATAAAATAGCAATTATATGAACTTTTTATACAATAATTTAATAAATGGATGCCTGGTAGATCTTGCCGCCGACATGGTATGAAAAGAAATCTTACGAGGGATGGGCGAGGAGATAAGATCTTCCGGTCTATTAAAAAATAACGATTAAAGCTATATGCTTTAAAAGAATTTTGGATATAAATTATCTATTGCAATATAATGATGAAAAATGTATAATAACCACATAAAGATATTGTTAATGTTTTAACATGAAGGAGGAAGTTAGTATGGGAAGATTTACATTACCAAGAGATATTTATCACGGAAGCGGTTCCTTATCTGAATTAAAGAATTTAAAAGGTAAGAGGGCATTTTTGGTGGTAGGCGGCGGTTCTATGAAACGTTTTGGATTTCTGGATAAAGCACAGGGCTTCCTGAAAGAAGCCGGAATGGAGGTGGAATTGTTTGAAAACGTGGAACCAGATCCAAGTGTAGATACTGTTATGCGCGGCGCTGAAGCCATGAAGAAGTTCCAGCCGGACTGGATTGTTTCCATGGGAGGCGGTTCTCCAATAGATGCAGCAAAGGCGATGTGGGCATTCTATGAATATCCGGATACGACTTTTGAAGATTTGATCACTCCTTTCAGTTTCCCGGAATTGAGGACGAAAGCCAGATTCTGTGCCATTCCTTCCACTTCGGGAACAGCCACAGAAGTCACTGCTTTTAGTGTTATTACAGATTATGAAAAAGGGATCAAGTATCCTTTAGCGGATTTTAATATAACGCCTGACATTGCCATTGTAGACCCTGAGCTTGCAGAAACAATGCCGCCGAAATTGACGGCATATACGGGGATGGATGCAATGACGCATGCGATTGAAGCCTATGTATCCACTCTCCACTGTGACTATACGGATCCTCTTGCACTTCATGCCATTAAAATGGTGCATGAATTCCTAAAAAAATCTTATGACGGGAATAAGGAAGCAAAAGAGAGGATGCACAATGCACAATGCCTGGCCGGCATGGCATTTTCAAATGCACTGCTTGGAATCGTACATTCTATGGCGCATAAGACGGGAGCTGCTTACAGCGGCGGGCACATCGTCCACGGCTGCGCCAATGCCATGTATCTGCCTAGAGTGATTCAGTTTAATGCCAAAAATTCGGAAGCAGCCGGCAGATATGCTGAAATTGCTCGATTTATCGGACTGAAAGGGGATACCGAAGAGGAATTGATTGATTTACTGGTGAAAGAAATTAAAGCCATGAATGATTCTCTGGATATTCCTTGCTGCATTAAGACCTATGAAGGCGGTATTATCGATGAAAAGGAATTTATGGATAAGCTTTCAAAAATAGCAGAACTGGCTATAGGTGATGCCTGCACCGGTTCTAATCCAAGAATTCCTACTCAGGAAGAAATGGAAAAGCTGTTGAAGGCCTGTTATTATGGAGAAGATATTGATTTCTAATGCTGCGGTAATATACCAGTCCAACCATGTTAATCCGTAAAAAATATATAATAAAAAAGAAAGAACTCCTTGGATTATAGTGATTCAAGGAGTTCTTTCTTTATCCTCTGCGCATTAAAAAATCAGAAGCTAATGAATAGAAGGCAGTGAGCTTAAATTATTGTTTTCAGAGCCGTCGGGAATAGATTTTAAATATTCCGTATTGCCGCGATGAGAAACGCCTACGCCCATAATTCCTCCCCGTTTAGCCAGTTCAATACACTCTTCCTTGGAGAGAATGCTGTTATCGGACAGTTGATAACCTGTCACGCGCCCGCTGCTTTTGACCAGACCGGTAATGCGTTTGGCATCGCTGGACGGAGTAGGTATTTGATCCAGAGTATTGCGTGCCAGTGCTGCATCCATTGTATTTTTTTGGTCGTTCATAATCGAACCTCCTTTTCTTTCTTTTTCATTTGTATTCTGCGTAGAATACAGGGATTTTATGAATGGTCACAGAAATTATTTCAAAGGTTCCCTATTCACCATTTTGTTTAAAATCACATACAATGAAAGTATATATTATAAAAATAATGAGGTGGTGTTTTTGGCAGTATTAGAAGTAAAAAACATCCAAGAAAAGTATCAGGCATTAAACGGAGAAATAACCGCATTAGAAAATATAAGTTTTCATGTGGAAAAAGGTGAATTTGTCAGTGTAGTCGGACCCAGCGGGTGCGGCAAATCAACACTGCTTTCTATTATTGCAGGGCTTCTAAAACCGACCGCAGGAGAGATTTATGTAAAGGGAGAAAAAATTGAAGGGGTAACGACTCATATTGGATACATGTTGCAGAAAGATAACCTGCTGGATTGGAGAACGATTTATAAGAATGTCATGCTGGGGCTGGAAATACAGAAGAACGTAACTCATGAAAATGAGGCAAGAGTGATAGAATTGTTAAAGACCTATGGACTTTATGAATTTAAAGATAAGTACCCGTCTCAACTATCTGGAGGAATGCGGCAGAGGGTCGCTTTGATCCGAACCCTTGCCATTAACCCAGATATTTTGTTATTGGATGAAGCTTTTTCCGCGCTGGACTATCAGACCAGACTGGCGGTAACCAATGATGTCTACGGCATATTAAAACAGGAGCAGGTAACAACTATTATGGTTACCCATGATATACCGGAAGGAATCAGTATGGGAGATAAGATTGTCATGTTGAGTGCCAGGCCGGCTGTGGTGAAGGAGGTTCTGGCTATAGACTTTGAAATGGAAAACAGGAATCCTTTAAATTGCAGAAACAGTCCAAAGTTTGGAAAATATTTCGATCATATTTGGAAGGAGCTGAGCAGCAATGAATGAACAGATTGTTTCCAAGGAAAGAACCCTGTTTTTAAAAAAGCAAAAACATCGGAAGCAGATGATTCTTTTTTGGCAGATCGGAATTTTAGTATTTTTGATAGCTCTTTGGGAAATATCAGCCAGAGTCGGGCTCATAGACAGCTTTATACTTAGTCAGCCTTCAAGAATTTTAAAGACGTATATCAATATGGCACAAAACGGACTGCTGATGCACATTGGTGTCACCGTATATGAGACTTTAGTCGGTTTCGTTCTGGGGGTCATTACCGGAACGATTCTCGCCATTATACTCTGGTGGAGCAGCTATATCGCGAAAATCAGTGAACCTTATTTGGTCGTATTGAACAGCTTGCCAAAGATCGCGTTAGGTCCTGTCATCATTATTATTGTCGGGGCAGGAACTGAGGCCATTATCTTTATGGCTCTGGCCATATCCTTGATTGTTACCGTGCTGGAAATGTTAAATGGATTTCAGCATACAGATAAAGAATATATAAAAATGGCAACCACTTTTGGAGCAAGTAAAATGCAGATTTTCACGAAAATTGTATTTCCCTGCAACATCTTGACCCTGTTTAATTCTTTGAAGATTAATATTGGTTTGTCTTTAGTGGGTGTTATTGCCGGTGAATTTTTGGTGTCAAAGGCGGGGCTGGGGTATTTGATCGTTTA
This region of Aminipila luticellarii genomic DNA includes:
- a CDS encoding ABC transporter ATP-binding protein: MAVLEVKNIQEKYQALNGEITALENISFHVEKGEFVSVVGPSGCGKSTLLSIIAGLLKPTAGEIYVKGEKIEGVTTHIGYMLQKDNLLDWRTIYKNVMLGLEIQKNVTHENEARVIELLKTYGLYEFKDKYPSQLSGGMRQRVALIRTLAINPDILLLDEAFSALDYQTRLAVTNDVYGILKQEQVTTIMVTHDIPEGISMGDKIVMLSARPAVVKEVLAIDFEMENRNPLNCRNSPKFGKYFDHIWKELSSNE
- a CDS encoding ABC transporter permease, which codes for MNEQIVSKERTLFLKKQKHRKQMILFWQIGILVFLIALWEISARVGLIDSFILSQPSRILKTYINMAQNGLLMHIGVTVYETLVGFVLGVITGTILAIILWWSSYIAKISEPYLVVLNSLPKIALGPVIIIIVGAGTEAIIFMALAISLIVTVLEMLNGFQHTDKEYIKMATTFGASKMQIFTKIVFPCNILTLFNSLKINIGLSLVGVIAGEFLVSKAGLGYLIVYGGQVFQLDLVMASVIILAVVAAVMYEAVVLMQNLVLKLYGH
- a CDS encoding DUF3892 domain-containing protein, which encodes MNDQKNTMDAALARNTLDQIPTPSSDAKRITGLVKSSGRVTGYQLSDNSILSKEECIELAKRGGIMGVGVSHRGNTEYLKSIPDGSENNNLSSLPSIH